In one Streptomyces sp. T12 genomic region, the following are encoded:
- a CDS encoding TIGR03086 family metal-binding protein, with product MDANEAKTYGVGELLAMARERAVPVVRGIPEAALAAPTPCAEYDVKALVNHLFQVIVQFQRLAVKEASDFGETPDRVAESPEWREGLVAEADRLVAAWSAPGAEEGRTGGMNMPARLVGSMALLDLTVHVWDLARATGQDYPGVDEAVVAELAGAVDELAPTARKMGVFGEPVPEPEGASAFERLLARTGRNPHWQ from the coding sequence ATGGATGCGAACGAGGCGAAGACGTACGGCGTCGGTGAGCTGCTGGCCATGGCGCGCGAGCGGGCGGTTCCGGTGGTGCGGGGCATTCCCGAGGCGGCGCTCGCCGCTCCCACTCCCTGCGCCGAGTACGACGTGAAGGCCCTGGTCAATCACCTCTTCCAGGTGATCGTGCAGTTCCAGCGGCTGGCCGTGAAGGAGGCGTCGGACTTCGGGGAGACCCCCGACCGGGTCGCCGAGAGCCCCGAGTGGCGTGAGGGGCTCGTGGCCGAGGCGGACCGGCTGGTGGCCGCCTGGTCCGCGCCCGGCGCCGAGGAGGGCAGGACCGGCGGGATGAACATGCCCGCACGGCTGGTCGGCTCGATGGCGCTGCTCGATCTGACCGTGCACGTGTGGGACCTGGCGCGGGCGACGGGCCAGGACTACCCCGGTGTCGACGAGGCGGTCGTGGCGGAGCTGGCCGGCGCGGTGGACGAGCTGGCGCCGACGGCCAGGAAGATGGGGGTGTTCGGGGAGCCGGTGCCGGAGCCGGAGGGGGCGTCGGCGTTCGAGCGGCTGCTTGCGCGGACGGGGAGGAACCCGCACTGGCAGTGA
- a CDS encoding LLM class flavin-dependent oxidoreductase, translated as MQFGIFSVGDVTPDPTTGRTPTERDRIKAMVAIALKAEEVGLDVFATGEHHNPPFVPSSPTTMLGYVAARTERLILSTATTLITTNDPVKIAEDFAMLQHLADGRVDLMMGRGNTGPVYPWFGQDIRQGINLAIENYALLHRLWREDVVNWEGKFRTPLQGFTSTPRPLDGVPPFVWHGSIRSPEIAEQAAYYGDGFFHNNIFWPADHTKQMVELYRTRYAHYGHGTPEQAIVGLGGHVFMRRNSQDAVREFRPYFDVAPVYGHGPSLEDFTAQTPLTVGTPEQVIEKTLAFREYAGDYQRQLFLVDHAGLPLKTVLEQIDMLGEEVVPVLRKEFASGRPAEVPDAPTHASLLAKKGSEEVTVA; from the coding sequence ATGCAGTTCGGGATCTTCAGCGTCGGCGACGTCACGCCGGACCCCACCACCGGACGTACACCGACCGAGCGCGACCGCATCAAGGCCATGGTCGCCATCGCGCTGAAGGCCGAGGAGGTCGGGCTCGACGTCTTCGCGACCGGGGAGCACCACAACCCGCCGTTCGTGCCGTCGTCGCCGACGACCATGCTCGGCTACGTCGCCGCGCGCACCGAGCGGCTGATCCTCTCCACCGCCACCACCCTCATCACCACCAACGACCCGGTGAAGATCGCCGAGGACTTCGCGATGCTCCAGCACCTGGCCGACGGCCGGGTGGACCTGATGATGGGCCGCGGCAACACCGGCCCGGTCTACCCCTGGTTCGGCCAGGACATCCGGCAGGGCATCAACCTCGCCATCGAGAACTACGCCCTGCTGCACCGGCTGTGGCGCGAGGACGTCGTGAACTGGGAGGGCAAGTTCCGTACGCCCCTCCAGGGCTTCACCTCCACGCCGCGGCCGCTGGACGGCGTACCGCCGTTCGTCTGGCACGGCTCGATCCGCTCCCCGGAGATCGCCGAGCAGGCTGCGTATTACGGCGACGGTTTCTTCCACAACAACATCTTCTGGCCGGCCGACCACACCAAGCAGATGGTCGAGCTGTACCGCACGCGCTACGCCCACTACGGGCACGGCACGCCCGAGCAGGCGATCGTGGGGCTGGGCGGGCACGTCTTCATGCGCCGCAACTCCCAGGACGCGGTGCGCGAGTTCCGGCCGTACTTCGACGTCGCGCCGGTGTACGGGCACGGGCCGTCGCTGGAGGACTTCACCGCCCAGACGCCGCTGACCGTCGGCACGCCGGAGCAGGTCATCGAGAAGACCCTGGCCTTCCGCGAGTACGCGGGCGACTACCAGCGCCAGCTGTTCCTCGTCGACCACGCCGGGCTGCCGCTGAAGACCGTCCTGGAGCAGATCGACATGCTCGGCGAGGAGGTCGTACCGGTGCTGCGCAAGGAGTTCGCGTCCGGGCGGCCGGCCGAGGTGCCGGATGCGCCCACGCACGCTTCCCTGCTGGCCAAGAAGGGGTCGGAAGAGGTGACTGTCGCATGA
- a CDS encoding FMN reductase, with translation MKLVVVSAGLSVPSSTRLLGDRLAAAVGRQVDVDVEVVELRDLAVEIAHNFTNGFPGRKLAAALDAVTSADGLIVVTPVFSASYSGLFKSFFDVIDKDALAGMPVLIAATGGTARHSLVLEHALRPLFAYLRAVVVPTGVYAASEDWGAAGLDGRVERAAGELVGLMAGRPAKKGAEPGVVPFEEQLAALRPAG, from the coding sequence ATGAAGCTCGTCGTCGTGTCGGCGGGGCTGAGCGTCCCGTCGTCCACGCGGTTGCTGGGTGACCGGCTGGCGGCGGCGGTCGGCAGGCAGGTCGACGTGGACGTCGAGGTCGTCGAGCTGCGCGACCTCGCCGTGGAGATCGCGCACAACTTCACCAACGGCTTTCCGGGCCGGAAGCTGGCCGCCGCCCTCGATGCGGTGACCTCGGCCGACGGCCTGATCGTCGTCACTCCCGTCTTCTCGGCGTCGTACAGCGGCCTGTTCAAGTCGTTCTTCGACGTGATCGACAAGGACGCGCTGGCGGGCATGCCGGTGCTGATCGCCGCGACCGGCGGTACGGCCCGGCACTCGCTGGTGCTGGAGCACGCGCTGCGGCCGCTCTTCGCGTATCTGCGGGCCGTGGTCGTGCCGACCGGGGTCTATGCGGCCTCGGAGGACTGGGGCGCCGCGGGGCTGGATGGGCGGGTCGAGCGGGCTGCTGGGGAGCTGGTCGGGCTGATGGCCGGACGACCTGCGAAGAAGGGCGCGGAGCCTGGGGTGGTGCCGTTCGAGGAGCAGCTGGCGGCACTGCGACCGGCCGGGTGA
- a CDS encoding response regulator transcription factor → MPQTVLLAEDDRAIRNALERALTLEGYQVTAVADGVEALAQAHRTPPDVLVLDVMMPGIDGLQVCRVLRAEGDRTPILMLTALVETQDRIAGLDAGADDYVVKPFDVEEVFARLRALLRRTSEANNAPVDVPKQAPDAPATSGRLIEAAGLRMDPQARRAWRGARELELTRTEFELLELLVRNAGIVLDHSTIYDRIWGYDFGPGSKNLAVYVGYLRRKLDEPGVPQLIHTVRGVGYVLRED, encoded by the coding sequence GTGCCCCAGACTGTGCTGCTCGCCGAAGACGACCGCGCCATCCGCAACGCCCTGGAGCGGGCGCTGACCCTGGAGGGCTATCAGGTCACCGCGGTCGCCGACGGGGTCGAGGCGCTGGCGCAGGCCCACCGCACGCCGCCGGACGTGCTCGTACTGGACGTGATGATGCCCGGCATCGACGGCCTCCAGGTGTGCCGCGTGCTGCGCGCCGAGGGCGACCGCACCCCGATCCTGATGCTGACGGCGCTCGTGGAGACCCAGGACCGCATCGCCGGCCTGGACGCGGGCGCCGACGACTACGTCGTGAAGCCCTTCGACGTCGAGGAGGTCTTCGCCCGGCTGCGCGCCCTGCTGCGCCGCACCAGTGAGGCGAACAACGCCCCCGTCGACGTACCGAAGCAGGCCCCCGATGCTCCCGCGACGTCCGGCCGGCTGATCGAGGCGGCCGGCCTGCGCATGGACCCGCAGGCGCGGCGGGCGTGGCGGGGCGCGCGGGAGCTGGAGCTGACGCGGACCGAGTTCGAGCTGCTGGAGCTGCTGGTGCGCAACGCCGGCATCGTCCTCGACCACTCCACCATCTACGACCGCATCTGGGGCTACGACTTCGGCCCCGGCTCCAAGAACCTCGCCGTCTACGTCGGCTACCTGCGCCGCAAGCTCGACGAGCCGGGCGTGCCGCAGCTGATCCACACGGTGCGCGGCGTGGGTTACGTGCTGCGGGAGGACTGA
- a CDS encoding HAMP domain-containing sensor histidine kinase — translation MGAARRRLGRLLTGRRRSGLGTTFAVSFAAVTAVVTVLVGLLSYGAAARLVRVDQESVFDEVVQDLRGEVRQRPMTPEDFSSSAPGHDLVRPARTDVQVLGSDGAVVDPGRPGLPVTAADRRIAADGTAGRMVQYKDVGVGSDVYRVATVALGGGRGAVQIAQEFSDTEDLLRALQQRTLLLMAAVVTLAGLFGWWLARRITRRLVVLTAAAEDVARTRRLGIQVPVTGYDEVGRLGRAFDRMLGRLAQSEEDQRRLVQDAGHELRTPLTSLRTNISLLRRIDELPPATRDELVADLGQEARELTDLVNELVDLAAGQSDTEPVQRVDLADIADEVAGLARRRTGRRITVRASGDTSTDGRPGMLQRAVTNLVENAAKFDREGTAPIEINVAGPARPGTVRVEVLDRGPGIAEDDLIRVFDRFYRAADARSLPGSGLGLSIVREVALSHGGAPFAFRREGGGTVIGFTVGGSG, via the coding sequence GTGGGCGCGGCCCGCCGTCGGCTCGGGCGGCTGCTGACGGGGCGGCGCAGATCGGGACTCGGCACCACCTTCGCGGTGTCCTTCGCGGCCGTGACCGCCGTGGTCACCGTCCTGGTCGGGCTGCTGTCCTACGGTGCCGCCGCCCGGCTGGTGCGGGTGGACCAGGAGTCGGTCTTCGACGAGGTCGTGCAGGATCTGCGGGGCGAGGTGCGCCAGCGGCCGATGACGCCCGAGGACTTCTCGTCCTCCGCGCCGGGGCACGATCTCGTACGGCCCGCCCGTACGGATGTGCAGGTGCTCGGCTCGGACGGTGCCGTCGTCGACCCGGGGCGGCCGGGGCTGCCGGTCACGGCCGCCGACCGGCGGATCGCGGCCGACGGGACGGCCGGGCGGATGGTCCAGTACAAGGACGTCGGCGTCGGCAGCGACGTCTACCGCGTCGCGACCGTCGCGCTCGGCGGCGGGCGGGGCGCGGTGCAGATCGCCCAGGAGTTCAGCGACACGGAGGACCTGCTGCGGGCGCTGCAGCAGCGGACGCTGCTGCTGATGGCGGCGGTGGTCACGCTCGCGGGACTCTTCGGCTGGTGGCTGGCTCGGCGCATCACGCGCCGCCTGGTCGTCCTCACCGCCGCCGCCGAGGACGTCGCCCGCACCCGGCGGCTCGGCATCCAGGTGCCGGTCACCGGATACGACGAGGTCGGCCGCCTGGGCCGCGCCTTCGACCGCATGCTGGGCCGGCTGGCCCAGTCGGAGGAGGACCAGCGGCGGCTGGTGCAGGACGCGGGCCACGAACTGCGTACGCCGCTCACGTCGCTCCGTACGAACATCTCCCTGCTGCGCCGCATCGACGAGCTGCCGCCCGCCACCCGCGACGAGCTGGTGGCCGACCTCGGCCAGGAGGCGCGCGAACTGACCGACCTGGTCAACGAGTTGGTCGACCTGGCAGCCGGGCAGTCCGACACGGAGCCGGTCCAGCGGGTGGACCTCGCCGACATCGCCGACGAGGTCGCGGGGCTCGCCCGGCGGCGCACGGGACGGCGGATCACGGTCCGTGCGAGCGGCGACACGTCGACGGACGGGCGGCCGGGGATGCTCCAGCGCGCGGTGACCAACCTCGTCGAGAACGCGGCGAAGTTCGACCGCGAGGGCACGGCACCGATCGAGATCAACGTCGCCGGGCCCGCCCGTCCCGGGACGGTGCGTGTCGAGGTCCTCGACCGGGGGCCGGGCATCGCCGAGGACGACCTGATCCGGGTCTTCGACCGCTTCTACCGCGCCGCCGACGCGCGGTCGCTGCCCGGCTCCGGGCTCGGGCTGTCGATCGTGCGGGAGGTGGCGCTGTCGCATGGAGGAGCGCCGTTCGCCTTCCGGCGGGAGGGGGGCGGGACGGTGATCGGGTTCACGGTGGGCGGGTCCGGCTGA
- a CDS encoding ArgE/DapE family deacylase, which produces MLNDVEAAVLAKIDEAAIGRTLLELIAVPSVTGSAAESELQHLLAGRLERLGLDVDLWSMDLDALRAHPGFPGTEAEREEAWGLVGVTEDGGDGPTFVLQGHVDVVPPGDLDAWAGDPFVPRVVGDVVHGRGACDMKAGLVAHLAALAAIRAAGVRLRGRVGVHFVVGEEDGGLGAFGTLRRGHRGDVCVITEPTGGALVTANAGALTFRITVPGKAAHGSARDQGVSAIDAYVPLHRALGRLEAERNRDPHSLMAEHPIPYALSVGTVRAGDWASSVPDLLVAEGRLGVRLGEDPAEARAAFERCVAEACAGDPWLREHPAIVSWPGGQFASGRLPEGHPLPGVMRGAYGDVTGGGGGAGRLPEQGAPYGSDLRLYTGAGIPTLQFGPGDIRVAHSAGERVSVGEVVGVARVLAVSVLRTVGTK; this is translated from the coding sequence GTGCTGAACGACGTGGAGGCGGCCGTCCTGGCGAAGATCGACGAGGCCGCGATCGGACGGACGCTGCTGGAACTGATCGCCGTGCCCAGCGTCACCGGGAGCGCTGCCGAGTCGGAGCTCCAGCATCTGCTGGCGGGGCGGCTGGAGCGGCTCGGGCTGGATGTCGACCTGTGGTCCATGGACCTGGACGCGTTGCGCGCGCATCCCGGCTTCCCGGGGACGGAGGCGGAGCGGGAGGAGGCCTGGGGCCTGGTCGGGGTGACGGAGGACGGCGGGGACGGACCCACCTTTGTCCTGCAGGGGCATGTCGATGTCGTCCCGCCCGGGGATCTGGACGCCTGGGCCGGCGATCCGTTCGTGCCGAGGGTGGTCGGGGATGTGGTCCACGGCCGCGGTGCCTGCGACATGAAGGCCGGCCTGGTGGCCCACCTCGCCGCGCTCGCGGCGATACGGGCCGCCGGGGTGCGGCTGCGGGGGCGGGTGGGGGTGCACTTCGTCGTGGGGGAGGAGGACGGAGGGCTGGGCGCCTTCGGCACGCTGCGGCGCGGCCACCGGGGCGACGTCTGCGTCATCACCGAGCCGACGGGCGGGGCGCTGGTCACCGCGAACGCCGGGGCGTTGACCTTCCGGATCACCGTGCCCGGCAAGGCGGCCCACGGCAGCGCACGGGACCAGGGGGTGAGCGCGATCGACGCGTATGTGCCGCTGCACCGGGCGCTGGGGCGGCTGGAGGCCGAGCGGAACCGGGACCCGCACTCGTTGATGGCCGAGCACCCGATCCCCTACGCCCTGTCTGTAGGCACCGTGCGCGCCGGGGACTGGGCGAGCAGCGTGCCCGATCTCCTGGTCGCGGAGGGGCGGTTGGGGGTGCGGCTGGGGGAGGATCCCGCGGAGGCGCGGGCGGCCTTCGAGCGCTGCGTGGCGGAGGCTTGCGCCGGTGATCCGTGGCTGCGTGAGCATCCGGCGATCGTGAGCTGGCCGGGCGGGCAGTTTGCGAGTGGGCGGTTGCCGGAGGGGCATCCCCTGCCCGGGGTGATGCGGGGTGCGTACGGGGATGTGACGGGCGGCGGCGGGGGTGCGGGGCGGTTGCCGGAGCAGGGGGCGCCGTACGGGAGTGATCTGCGGTTGTACACCGGGGCGGGGATTCCGACGTTGCAGTTCGGGCCGGGGGACATTCGGGTGGCGCACAGTGCGGGGGAGCGGGTGTCGGTGGGCGAAGTGGTGGGGGTGGCGCGGGTGTTGGCGGTGAGTGTGTTGCGGACGGTGGGGACGAAGTAA
- a CDS encoding tetratricopeptide repeat protein, producing the protein MNSVAVHAEQALPAEAYGPIPDDAVAGGVSNIPLTELFVGRDAALDQLDAALAAPGGVVLRAVSGLGGVGKSTLAARWAAHRATARLRWWITADSPAAVDAGLAELACALQPGLAGLPVELQKERALAWLAGHGDWLLVLDNVDHPDHIGPLLDRVPDRGRVLVTTRRATGWHRLTTTLRLGVFDPEESVELFTRILTHDGPRETDGARAVCDELGHLALAVEQAAAFCHESGTTPRAYLDMLRQWPTETYALGPAGTDAGRTVARIWRITLDRLADLPLAGELLRILAWYAPDHIPRTLLDGLAPPPVLAAAVGRLAAYSMITENADGTLSVHRLVQALARTPQDDDPHRQDNDIAHGRQEATRRLRSVFPTDVDSPEHWPQCQALLPHVDALAKHSTPEQDTLNMSHVLDRAAAFREDHGAIEFAITYFLRAHVIDRRVLGEDHPNTLASRNNLAYAYESAGNLTQAIPLYEQNLAHSERVLGHEHPDTLRARNNLAGTYESAGNLTQAIPLYEQNLADRLRLLGEDHPNTLTSRNNLAYAYESAGDLTQAIPLYEQNLADLIRVLGEDHPTTLTSRHNLAGAYCSAGNLTRGILLLEQNLADRLRVLGEDHPDTLASRNNLASAYCLAGNLTRGILLYEQNLADSARVLGYDHPVTERARANLSVARGT; encoded by the coding sequence GTGAACTCGGTGGCGGTGCATGCCGAGCAGGCGCTGCCCGCGGAGGCTTACGGTCCGATCCCTGACGATGCCGTGGCCGGCGGGGTGTCGAACATCCCCCTGACAGAGCTGTTCGTCGGCCGGGACGCCGCGCTTGATCAGCTGGACGCGGCGCTCGCCGCTCCGGGCGGGGTGGTGTTGCGGGCGGTGAGCGGCCTGGGCGGGGTGGGCAAGTCCACACTGGCCGCCCGCTGGGCCGCACACCGGGCCACGGCTCGGTTGCGGTGGTGGATCACCGCCGACAGCCCTGCCGCCGTGGACGCCGGTCTCGCTGAACTGGCGTGCGCGCTGCAGCCGGGGCTGGCCGGGTTGCCGGTGGAGTTGCAGAAGGAGCGGGCGTTGGCGTGGCTGGCCGGTCACGGGGACTGGTTACTGGTGCTGGACAACGTCGACCACCCCGACCACATCGGCCCGCTGCTGGACCGGGTCCCCGATCGGGGCCGTGTCCTGGTCACCACGCGCCGGGCGACGGGCTGGCACCGGTTGACGACCACGCTTCGCCTGGGCGTGTTCGACCCGGAGGAGTCGGTCGAGCTGTTCACCCGCATCCTCACTCACGACGGGCCGCGGGAGACCGACGGCGCGCGTGCCGTGTGCGACGAGCTAGGGCACTTGGCGCTCGCCGTGGAGCAGGCCGCCGCGTTCTGCCACGAGAGCGGCACCACGCCCCGCGCCTATCTGGACATGCTGCGCCAGTGGCCGACCGAGACGTACGCGCTCGGCCCTGCGGGTACCGACGCCGGGCGAACGGTGGCACGGATCTGGCGCATCACCCTGGACCGCCTCGCGGACCTGCCCCTCGCCGGAGAACTGCTGCGGATCCTGGCCTGGTACGCCCCCGACCACATCCCGCGCACCTTGCTCGACGGCCTCGCCCCACCGCCCGTGCTCGCGGCGGCCGTCGGGCGGCTGGCGGCGTACAGCATGATCACGGAGAACGCCGACGGCACCCTCTCGGTCCACCGGCTCGTGCAGGCGCTCGCCCGGACTCCCCAAGATGACGACCCCCACCGCCAGGACAACGACATCGCCCACGGCCGCCAGGAGGCCACGCGCCGACTGAGAAGCGTGTTCCCCACCGATGTTGATTCGCCCGAGCACTGGCCCCAGTGCCAGGCGCTGCTGCCGCACGTCGATGCCCTGGCCAAGCACAGCACGCCCGAGCAGGACACGCTCAACATGTCGCATGTGCTGGACAGAGCCGCCGCGTTCCGAGAGGACCATGGCGCAATAGAGTTCGCCATCACGTACTTTCTCCGGGCTCATGTCATCGACCGGCGTGTGCTCGGTGAAGACCACCCCAACACGCTGGCCTCCCGCAACAACCTGGCGTACGCGTACGAGTCGGCGGGGAACCTGACGCAAGCCATCCCGCTGTACGAGCAGAACCTCGCCCACAGCGAACGCGTCCTCGGGCACGAACACCCCGACACGCTGCGCGCCCGGAACAATCTGGCGGGCACGTACGAGTCAGCGGGGAACCTGACGCAAGCCATCCCGCTGTACGAGCAGAACCTCGCCGACCGGCTCCGGCTGCTCGGTGAGGACCACCCCAACACACTGACCTCCCGCAACAACCTGGCGTACGCGTACGAGTCGGCGGGGGACCTGACGCAAGCCATCCCGCTGTACGAGCAGAACCTCGCCGACCTGATCCGGGTCCTTGGTGAGGACCACCCCACCACACTGACCTCCCGGCACAACCTGGCGGGCGCGTATTGCTCGGCGGGGAACCTGACGCGAGGCATCCTGCTGTTGGAGCAGAACCTCGCCGACCGGCTCCGGGTGCTCGGTGAGGACCACCCCGACACGCTGGCCTCCCGCAACAACCTCGCGAGCGCGTATTGCTTGGCGGGGAACCTGACGCGGGGCATCCTGCTGTACGAGCAGAACCTCGCCGACAGCGCACGCGTTCTCGGGTACGACCACCCCGTGACGGAAAGGGCGCGTGCGAATCTGAGCGTCGCGCGCGGCACGTAA
- a CDS encoding CGNR zinc finger domain-containing protein has protein sequence MKDTATKETATVEPPLPPAPGAEQYPSLALVNSVIAVPGGQFVDLIGTPAAANRWLAERGLAPVDAGMRDMCAAQLRSLREQIRALFASRVEALPALPAALAAVNDALTRVPTAPLLQWDEKNGPYRAAPHPTTEIVDHALATLAADAADLLTSPDAERLTACGSPPCNRYLLRHGRRHWCSTRCGDRARAARAYARRTQPPTD, from the coding sequence GTGAAGGACACCGCGACCAAGGAGACAGCGACCGTCGAGCCCCCGCTGCCGCCCGCGCCGGGTGCGGAGCAGTACCCGTCACTCGCTCTCGTCAACAGCGTCATCGCGGTGCCGGGTGGGCAGTTCGTCGACCTCATCGGCACCCCGGCCGCGGCGAACCGGTGGCTCGCCGAGCGCGGCCTGGCTCCGGTCGACGCCGGCATGCGAGACATGTGTGCCGCACAGCTGCGCTCCCTGCGGGAACAGATCCGGGCGCTGTTCGCCTCGCGGGTCGAGGCGCTGCCCGCGCTCCCCGCCGCCCTGGCCGCCGTGAACGACGCGCTGACCAGGGTTCCCACGGCCCCGCTCCTGCAGTGGGACGAGAAGAACGGCCCCTACCGCGCGGCCCCGCACCCCACCACCGAGATCGTCGACCACGCCCTGGCGACCCTCGCCGCCGACGCCGCCGACCTGCTCACATCCCCCGACGCCGAACGCCTCACGGCCTGCGGCTCCCCGCCCTGCAACCGCTACCTGCTCCGGCACGGCCGCCGCCACTGGTGCAGCACCCGCTGCGGCGACCGCGCCCGCGCGGCCCGTGCCTACGCCCGACGCACGCAGCCCCCGACAGACTGA
- a CDS encoding tautomerase enzyme: MTIITVNAPKGRLSLERRRELAETLTDAVLVPEVGQFAPAARVGFQVHFVERERDMMAVGGRLLVDAGSELDVMVIDVAVMDAAWQPDVRAEVIERVLAALAAACGTEKPSPTWWVNFRVIDEGSWGASGGVLSVLPLLDSGVFTEERAKAVRAALGG; this comes from the coding sequence ATGACGATCATCACCGTGAACGCGCCCAAGGGGCGCCTGAGCCTCGAGCGGCGCCGCGAGCTGGCCGAGACGCTCACGGACGCTGTACTGGTGCCCGAGGTAGGCCAGTTCGCGCCGGCCGCCCGGGTCGGATTCCAGGTGCACTTCGTCGAGCGCGAGCGCGACATGATGGCCGTCGGCGGACGGCTGTTGGTGGATGCCGGGAGCGAGCTCGACGTGATGGTGATCGACGTGGCGGTCATGGACGCCGCCTGGCAGCCGGACGTCCGGGCCGAGGTCATCGAGCGGGTGCTGGCCGCGCTGGCGGCGGCCTGCGGGACGGAGAAGCCGTCGCCGACGTGGTGGGTCAACTTCCGTGTGATCGACGAGGGCAGTTGGGGCGCTTCGGGCGGCGTGCTGTCTGTGCTGCCCCTGCTCGACAGTGGTGTGTTCACGGAGGAGAGGGCCAAGGCGGTTCGAGCTGCGCTGGGTGGATGA
- a CDS encoding TetR/AcrR family transcriptional regulator yields the protein MTKPSPTVRERIIAGAADMISRRGLNATSIRETAKHARAPLGSTYHYFPDGKQQLATEAVRHTGAWVARSLRKELEAGPVAGLRAFLGLWRKIVVDSDFRAGCPVLAVSIEEPPADETPTALTAAAEVFDEWEKLLATSLREHGTEPEQAAQLATLVVAAVEGTVAMCRAKRSTQPLDRTAEQLQALILTAIKH from the coding sequence GTGACCAAGCCCAGCCCGACGGTGCGCGAGCGGATCATCGCCGGTGCGGCCGACATGATCAGCCGCCGCGGCCTGAACGCGACGAGCATCCGCGAGACGGCCAAACACGCCAGGGCGCCGCTCGGCTCGACGTACCACTACTTCCCGGACGGCAAGCAGCAGTTGGCCACCGAGGCCGTCCGCCACACGGGCGCGTGGGTCGCCCGGAGCCTGCGCAAGGAACTCGAAGCCGGGCCGGTCGCCGGGTTGCGCGCGTTCCTCGGCCTGTGGCGCAAGATCGTCGTCGACAGCGACTTCCGGGCCGGCTGCCCGGTCCTCGCCGTCTCGATCGAGGAGCCCCCCGCCGACGAGACGCCGACCGCCCTGACGGCCGCCGCCGAGGTCTTCGACGAGTGGGAAAAGCTGCTGGCCACCTCCCTGCGCGAGCACGGCACCGAGCCCGAGCAGGCCGCACAGCTCGCGACGCTCGTCGTCGCGGCGGTCGAGGGGACCGTGGCCATGTGCCGCGCCAAGCGCAGCACCCAGCCTCTCGACCGGACCGCCGAGCAGCTGCAGGCGCTCATCCTCACCGCGATCAAGCACTGA
- a CDS encoding tautomerase family protein, with amino-acid sequence MPMIRLTAPAGALTDQGRQSVQRDLAAVLLRWEGAPDTAFFRAQAWSYLVELPDGAQTTAEDDAPRFLVEVTVPQGALSERRKAGLVEEATRTVLSAAGLAADEALRVWVLVHEQPDGTWGAGGSVIRYADLVALAQQGKGSTADA; translated from the coding sequence ATGCCGATGATCCGGCTCACAGCTCCGGCCGGTGCCCTGACCGACCAGGGTCGCCAGAGCGTTCAGCGTGACCTCGCCGCCGTACTGCTGCGCTGGGAGGGCGCACCCGACACCGCGTTCTTCCGCGCCCAGGCCTGGAGCTACCTCGTCGAACTGCCGGACGGCGCCCAGACCACCGCCGAGGACGACGCGCCGCGCTTCCTGGTGGAGGTCACCGTCCCGCAGGGCGCCCTGTCCGAGCGTCGCAAGGCGGGCCTGGTCGAGGAGGCGACGCGGACCGTCCTGTCCGCCGCCGGCCTCGCCGCCGACGAGGCTCTGCGGGTGTGGGTGCTGGTGCACGAACAGCCCGACGGCACCTGGGGCGCGGGCGGCTCCGTCATCCGCTACGCCGACCTCGTGGCCCTGGCTCAGCAGGGCAAGGGGAGCACGGCCGATGCGTGA